The following are encoded in a window of Cydia amplana chromosome 20, ilCydAmpl1.1, whole genome shotgun sequence genomic DNA:
- the LOC134657482 gene encoding neurofilament heavy polypeptide-like yields MSEEGNEKKSRLTLQIPTITQDSQCQTLGHLVSRSKSSEKANVDEMETQNMSIKKRRNLSKNRGQREKTPEPGRTPIPHEDTPTSDDEDYQPRNSREIEADNTYEEMKRLVQEQSGAKDPVYDLDTEAVIEARAMAANERRRRSVSPFAVMEKDREVEPIGLQRKGSFVDPTNKLLSTTYTLSPKDEDTGRRGSLTFEPPPERKRSLTPSTPTTASPKDTNFPYPFPSTPKKLEAMVYPDEQAAKTEDKPKIPKTPVKKDVFTFDQKHEPQEKKPVTKPKTPETPASPGELVTKVYQIERTPSRKVLPENKPAVEIRERVVRTPSRKLTGEGRPNIVKQVLKPKDDPAQTQSKIPPVKPARSKSATRFGVSFFVMFFLILLIALLIALYFMLN; encoded by the coding sequence ATGAGTGAAGAGGGAAATGAAAAGAAAAGTAGATTAACCCTCCAAATTCCCACAATCACCCAAGATTCCCAGTGCCAAACCTTAGGACACCTAGTATCTAGATCTAAATCCAGTGAGAAAGCAAACGTAGACGAAATGGAAACCCAGAATATGTCCATCAAGAAGAGGAGGAACCTTTCGAAGAATAGAGGCCAAAGAGAGAAAACTCCTGAACCCGGGCGGACTCCTATTCCTCACGAAGACACACCTACCTCAGATGATGAAGACTACCAACCAAGAAACTCTAGAGAGATAGAAGCAGATAACACATACGAGGAAATGAAGCGCTTAGTTCAGGAACAGTCTGGAGCAAAAGATCCAGTATATGACTTGGATACAGAAGCAGTCATCGAAGCAAGGGCAATGGCTGCTAACGAAAGGAGGCGAAGGAGTGTATCTCCCTTTGCTGTTATGGAAAAAGACAGGGAAGTAGAGCCCATAGGATTACAACGCAAAGGGAGTTTCGTTGATCCTACCAACAAGCTGCTAAGCACGACATATACATTGAGTCCAAAAGACGAAGACACTGGTCGGCGAGGCTCCTTAACCTTTGAGCCTCCGCCAGAAAGAAAGCGATCCCTGACACCTTCAACACCAACGACCGCATCGCCCAAAGACACTAACTTCCCATACCCGTTTCCTTCGACGCCGAAAAAATTAGAAGCAATGGTGTACCCGGACGAACAAGCTGCGAAGACTGAAGATAAACCAAAAATACCAAAAACTCCAGTTAAAAAAGACGTCTTCACATTTGATCAAAAACATGAACCACAAGAGAAAAAACCAGTTACGAAACCAAAAACTCCTGAAACACCAGCAAGTCCCGGAGAACTAGTGACTAAAGTTTATCAAATAGAACGCACGCCGAGTAGAAAGGTGCTTCCTGAAAATAAGCCTGCAGTTGAAATAAGGGAAAGAGTTGTTAGAACTCCAAGTAGAAAGTTAACAGGAGAAGGTAGGCCAAACATTGTGAAACAAGTTCTCAAACCAAAAGATGACCCGGCGCAAACACAATCTAAAATACCACCAGTAAAACCAGCACGGAGCAAATCCGCAACACGATTCGGGGTCAGTTTTTTCGTTATGTTCTTTTTGATTCTGTTAATTGCTTTGTTAATAGCGCTGTATTTTATGTTGAATTAA